The genomic segment aaataaaaatttatattaccttttaaaagaaaaagaaaaaaaatcatttctttGAACCAAACATGTGGTGCTGAGGAAACATAAATGGCAAAGAGAGAAATAACGTGTCTTTCAATTTAGATAAGTATTCCATCTCTTGgaagaaaatgacaatttaCAAGCATAACTAGTACATATTAGCATGgaaagtaataaataataaaagaaccTTGTAATACTATAAATGCcctttaaatgaaaatattattacatatAATCAAAAGATAAGGTCTAGTTTACAAAAATACACTAACCTTAAATAGTTTGGATGAATATTCATCCTATTACACTATAACTTACAACATACATAAAACCAATAAAGTAGCTACAATAACATCACCATTATACAACCAACAACACAACGGTCCACTCAAAAGGGTTTAGACTTGTTAATGAATCTCATAATTAGTATCAACATCAACCACATGTGCCAAAGAGTTACAATATCGGGAACTTACCTTCACAAAAAGTTTCAGAGCCATCCAAGCTCAACGGTCAGCAAGAAATGTCCTCANNNNNNNNNNNNNNNNNNNNNNNNNNNNNNNNNNNNNNNNNNNNNNNNNNNNNNNNNNNNNNNNNNNNNNNNNNNNNNNNNNNNNNNNNNNNNNNNNNNNNNNNNNNNNNNNNNNNNNNNNNNNNNNNNNNNNNNNNNNNNNNNNNNNNNNNNNNNNNNNNNNNNNNNNNNNNNNNNNNNNNNNNNNNNNNNNNNNNNNNNNNNNNNNNNNNNNNNNNNNNNNNNNNNNNNNNNNNNNNNNNNNNNNNNNNNNNNNNNNNNNNNNNNNNNNNNNNNNNNNNNNNNNNNNNNNNNNNNNNNNNNNNNNNNNNNNNNNNNNNNNNNNNNNNNNNNNNNNNNNNNNNNNNNNNNNNNNNNNNNNNNNNNNNNNNNNNNNNNNNNNNNNNNNNNNNNNNNNNNNNNNNNNNNNNNNNNNNNNNNNNNNNNNNNNNNNNNNNNNNNNNNNNNNNNNNNNNNNNNNNNNNNNNNNNNNNNNNNNNNNNNNNNNNNNNNNNNNNNNNNNNNNNNNNNNNNNNNNNNNNNNNNNNNNNNNNNNNNNNNNNNNNNNNNNNNNNNNNNNNNNNNNNNNNNNNNNNNNNNNNNNNNNNNNNNNNNNNNNNNNNNNNNNNNNNNNNNNNNNNNNNNNNNNNNNNNNNNNNNNNNNNNNNNNNNNNNNNNNNNNNNNNNNNNNNNNNNNNNNNNNNNNNNNNNNNNNNNNNNNNNNNNNNNNNNNNNNNNNNNNNNNNNNNNNNNNNNNNNNNNNNNNNNNNNNNNNNNNNNNNNNNNNNNNNNNNNNNNNNNNNNNNNNNNNNNNNNNNNNNNNNNNNNNNNNNNNNNNNNNNNNNNNNNNNNNNNNNNNNNNNNNNNNNNNNNNNNNNNNNNNNNNNNNNNNNNNNNNNNNNNNNNNNNNNNNNNNNNNNNNNNNNNNNNNNNNNNNNNNNNNNNNNNNNNNNNNNNNNNNNNNNNNNNNNNNNNNNNNNNNNNNNNNNNNNNNNNNNNNNNNNNNNNNNNNNNNNNNNNNNNNNNNNNNNNNNNNNNNNNNNNNNNNNNNNNNNNNNNNNNNNNNNccacattatatatatatatatatatatatatatatatagaaaaatgaatttagcGGAAGACTCTACCAAAGCAGAGTTCATCTAAGTAAGGAGAAAACTTGTGCATTCCATGAGTGTTCTAAATAAAGATGACAAGCGTCCACAGTGCTTCCCACACAATGCAATAACTTATAACTTTTGGCAGTTCTACCATGTTTTCATGGAAGAAATGCCAATCCTTCAATACCCtaatttacatattaaaatGTACCCACATATGTACGCATTTGTTGGTGTCTATAGAGTCTGGCAAGTCTTCCTTCTACACTCCATGAGGTAACTGCAATCATACGAAAATCCATCTCAGTCAAAATGCTAATTCTATCATTCTTTTCCGTTTGAATAAatcaaatgaagaaaaaagttaaaaactatAAAACACCAACtttcaaagagaaaagaatctAAAAGGAATCAAACCAGCTCTCTACTATGTTTCAGAAAACATATCCTCAAAAAACcatatgaaaaagaaaaaaaaacgagttttgtttgtttctctTGACAATGAGAAAGAAGAGAAGCAAACTGCAGAAAGATAGCATTCTTTCCTaaatactttaaaattctGACTGCAAATTGCACTCACACCACCTGTTGTCTGATACCAATCACCAACCTAATTCAAAATCTAAACTAAAAAGGAATGTGGAAAACTACTAATTGTccaaattatttgaattaacaAGGCCACTAGTTCACAAGCGAAATCTGCCTTCCGAGCTTACTTCCAAATAACAAATACTTAAATAGTGTTtgaatttaactttttattaatttttttttttcaaatttgaccactatatatttataaatcatgattaattattttaaaaaattttgaataaagtagttttcaaatatatatttattaaaatttgatttaatcaaatatttaaaataattaaggtaaaagttaaaaaatttgactAAAAAAAGTCGAATTAGGACAGCATTTATGTGATGGAAAGAGCAGATCTTTTGCCAATTACCAACAAATATGAATTCTCCCCTCATCcattataacaaaacaaagcAAATATGCATCTCCAATAAAAAATGAGTTGTAGCTTACATGATTGAAGTTTCTTGACAGCTCTTATCGAACAACTTCAAACATAGGCCAAACTCCTTCTGGAATTAGATTGATGATGGGTACCTTTCCCTGTTTGCATTGGTGAGGTTTGTGAGGCACTGCGAACCTCAACACTGCGCGATTCAGGGCTCCAATTCTGACTCTGAGAAGCCAAATATTCAAGAGCCACAGCAATATCACCAATAAGGGGGCGGAAGTTGGCTTCTTCATTGAGACACATAGCAGTAATTGCAATTGCATAGTTCAAGCAACGGCGAGGATAACATCCTCGAATTAAAGGATCAACCAATAGGCCAAACTTCTTCTGGTCTTTCAAAAGCGGACGGGACTGCAACAcacaaaattgtaaaaaaaaagaaagaaagaaagaagactTCAAAATGCGGTGATAGAAATACAAATTCCACTATTCGTTGTTACTTATTAAAGACTGAAGATATTCTACAGGTCTAAAGGGAAATACAAACTTCGAAGGAAAGGAACGAAAGGGATGGTGCAAGAAAAATAGCATAAATATGAGATACAGCCCCATGGAGGAAAGGAGAGGGAGGTAAAGGGAAATGAAAGGAAAGAAGTCAAACTGCATTGAAACAGTAAAACTCAAAGGGGAAAAGAGATATAAATCAAACGATAAATTACCCATGAAACCAAGTTCTGCTCTGCATGCTTCTTATTGGTATCTATTGCCTTTCGTCCAGTTATCAACTCCAAAAGCACCACCCCAAAACTATATATGTCAGACTTAAGAGTTAATTTACCACTCATAGCATATTCTGGGGCACAGTATCCATATGTTCCCATTACCCTGGTTGAAACATGAGTATTGTCACCCACAGGACCCAATTTTGCTAAGCCAAAATCTGAGAGTTTTGGGTTGAAATCATTATCCAGCAAAATATTTGCTGACTTCAAGTCACGATAAATGACAGGTGGATTGGCCTTGCAGTGTAGATATTCGAGTCCTCGAGCAGCACCAACAGCAATCTTTATTCGTTTATTCCAACTCAGAGGCTCTTGACCAGGTTCTAGATCtgaaaacatatttaatttgttgGCACTTGAGACATGAGGAATAGTTACAACATTTGGAAGAATTATTATtaggaaacaaagaaaaatcattcaaTGCTTTTTTAGACTAACATAGTGACCCTCAATTGACCGTCTGGAATCATAATGAAACCTAATTTCAGTATTATTAATAGTAGAATCTCCCAAGTCCTAGATCAAAGTACAAAAGATGAAATCTAGAATGCGATAAACAAGAGGCTTGTTAAAGTTGAGCATACtataaaacaaaaggaaatgaGCATCTGTGAATAAATGTTCAGAGATTTACAGCACAGAATTTTCACATACAAAACTATCAGAATCTTTCCCTTATATACAAGAATGGTCTGATTAACACTACATGAAATCATATGAATAAAGTGGTACACGACCAAGCATTCAAGTAAAAATACATTGAGAAAAACAAGGTGGAATACATCCCACTTGGTGccaaattatgaatatttacATTTCCAAGTGCTATGCATATTTAATAGGAAATATGAACACTATTCCAGCAAGCAAATACACATCATTTATCAGCTCATTTAGACAATTGCTTGATCCACAGCCATGCAAAGCACAAATTAGCTTTAGGagttataaaattttcaagaatgaaaataaaaattggcTGTCATCAATTCATCTAATAAGTGGAAACTTCATGGACCAAAAGGGTAAAACGCTTAAACAAATTATGGGCAATATTACAATTAAAACAATGCCTAGTGCCAAGAACTTAATAAGTAATCAGGGAAGCAAAAATTATTAGTTAATTTGAATTTCTCCTGACATAGCTCCAAGATCAACAGCAAAATCCTTACGTGCAAATTAGAATTCTGCGTCATTAGTAAGTAAAGCATGCCCTAAAGGCGTATTGTAAAGCAAAAAGTCTACAAACATAACAAGGGACACTATTAACGAAAGGAAACAAGAAACAATAGATAAGGTGGAAGTAAAACCGCTATTCAACAGAATCAGCACTTAATAGATATTACCAAAAAGATGATCTTCCAAACTGCCCATCGGCATGTATTCATAAACCAAGAGCCTCTGATCTCCAGCAGTGCAGTAGCCAATCAAGGTGACCAGATTAACATGGTGTAACAAGCTCAGCATAAGAACCTCAACAATGAATTCCTGATAGCCCTGAAGACCGTCATGATTAAGTTGTTTAACAGCAACAATCTGCTTACAAGAATCAAATTACCCAAGTCAAATTTGAAATGTCCAAAGAGATATATAAAATGCGAAATTTATACAATTTAAGTGATAAAGGCAGACAAAGATAAGGAATAGTGAAACGCAGCAACTTGCCTCCCCTGTCTCCAATCGACCTTTGAAAACTCTTCCAAATCCTCCTTCCCCCAACAAATTGGTTTCTCTGAAATTGCTTGTTGCTGTTGCCAACTCTCGAAATGTGAAACTACGGGCCCCGCTGCCTTTGGAGTCCTTCCTTTGATCACCTCCTTTCTTATGCTCTGTACCGAAATTtcacaaagaagaaagaaaaaaagtttggGGTCAGGATTAGCAGTTCAGCACCAGCGAAAACAATCAAATCCAGAgtttaaacaaa from the Theobroma cacao cultivar B97-61/B2 chromosome 8, Criollo_cocoa_genome_V2, whole genome shotgun sequence genome contains:
- the LOC18591713 gene encoding serine/threonine-protein kinase CDL1, which gives rise to MSCFPCLNPRSKDIRIDIDNGSRTTSRHSADSSVSGGTRGKASLDEHKKGGDQRKDSKGSGARSFTFRELATATSNFRETNLLGEGGFGRVFKGRLETGEIVAVKQLNHDGLQGYQEFIVEVLMLSLLHHVNLVTLIGYCTAGDQRLLVYEYMPMGSLEDHLFDLEPGQEPLSWNKRIKIAVGAARGLEYLHCKANPPVIYRDLKSANILLDNDFNPKLSDFGLAKLGPVGDNTHVSTRVMGTYGYCAPEYAMSGKLTLKSDIYSFGVVLLELITGRKAIDTNKKHAEQNLVSWSRPLLKDQKKFGLLVDPLIRGCYPRRCLNYAIAITAMCLNEEANFRPLIGDIAVALEYLASQSQNWSPESRSVEVRSASQTSPMQTGKGTHHQSNSRRSLAYV